The Micromonospora krabiensis genome window below encodes:
- a CDS encoding chitinase, whose translation MLLAALAALATAAATTLTLAAPARAAGPTATFVKTAEWGTGWEGKYTITNGGSGTLNGWQVAFTLPAGTTLGSYWDATVSSSGQRHTFTNRSWNGTVAPGASVSFGFLATGSGSPTDCTLNGAPCGGGTPTTPPTTPPPTTPPPPTTPPPTTPPPTTGLPRHALIGYLHASFANGSGYLRMADVPADWDIINLAFGEPTSVTSGDIRFQLCPVAECPGVETEAEFIAAIRAKQQQGKKVLLSIGGQNGQVQLTTTAARDTFVRSVAAIIDRYGLNGLDIDFEGHSLYLNAGDTDFRNPTTPVIVNLISAIRTLKQRYGAGFVLTMAPETFFVQLGYQFYGPGPWGGQDPRAGSYLPVIHALRNDLTVLHVQNYNSGPIMGLDNQYHTMGSADFHVAMTDMLLAGFPVAGNTSAMFPALREDQVAFGAPSSVSAGNGYLAPAGVQAAVTCLVRSQGCGGYAPRSGTNPDFRGLMTWSINWDRYYSWEFRLQHGPFLKALP comes from the coding sequence GTGCTGCTCGCCGCGTTGGCGGCGCTCGCCACCGCCGCCGCCACCACCCTCACCCTCGCCGCGCCGGCCCGGGCCGCCGGTCCGACCGCCACGTTCGTGAAGACCGCCGAATGGGGCACCGGGTGGGAGGGGAAGTACACGATCACCAACGGTGGCTCCGGCACGCTCAACGGCTGGCAGGTCGCCTTCACCCTGCCCGCCGGCACCACCCTCGGGTCCTACTGGGACGCCACCGTGAGCAGCTCCGGCCAGCGGCACACCTTCACCAACCGCTCCTGGAACGGCACCGTCGCGCCAGGCGCGTCGGTCAGCTTCGGCTTCCTGGCCACCGGCTCCGGGTCTCCCACCGACTGCACGCTCAACGGGGCACCGTGCGGCGGCGGCACTCCCACGACGCCCCCCACCACTCCCCCGCCCACGACGCCCCCGCCGCCCACGACGCCCCCGCCGACCACCCCGCCGCCGACCACCGGGCTGCCGCGCCACGCGCTGATCGGCTACCTGCACGCCAGCTTCGCCAACGGCTCCGGCTACCTGCGGATGGCCGACGTCCCGGCCGACTGGGACATCATCAACCTCGCGTTCGGCGAACCCACCTCGGTCACCTCCGGCGACATCCGCTTCCAACTCTGCCCCGTGGCCGAGTGCCCGGGCGTGGAGACCGAAGCCGAGTTCATCGCGGCGATCCGGGCCAAGCAGCAGCAGGGCAAGAAGGTGCTGCTCTCCATCGGCGGCCAGAACGGACAGGTGCAGCTCACCACCACCGCCGCCCGCGACACGTTCGTCCGGTCGGTCGCCGCCATCATCGACCGGTACGGCCTCAACGGGCTGGACATCGACTTCGAGGGTCACTCCCTCTACCTGAACGCCGGAGACACCGACTTCCGCAACCCCACCACACCGGTGATCGTCAACCTGATCTCGGCGATCCGCACCCTCAAGCAGCGCTACGGCGCGGGCTTCGTCCTCACCATGGCACCGGAGACGTTCTTCGTGCAGCTCGGCTACCAGTTCTACGGGCCGGGCCCGTGGGGCGGGCAGGACCCGCGCGCCGGGTCGTACCTGCCGGTCATCCACGCGCTGCGCAACGACCTCACCGTGCTGCACGTCCAGAACTACAACTCCGGCCCGATCATGGGGCTCGACAACCAGTACCACACCATGGGCAGCGCCGACTTCCACGTCGCGATGACCGACATGCTCCTCGCCGGCTTTCCGGTCGCCGGCAACACCTCGGCGATGTTCCCGGCGCTGCGCGAGGACCAGGTGGCGTTCGGGGCGCCGTCCTCGGTCAGCGCCGGCAACGGCTACCTCGCACCGGCCGGCGTGCAGGCGGCGGTCACCTGCCTGGTACGCAGCCAGGGCTGCGGCGGCTACGCCCCGCGCAGCGGCACCAACCCGGACTTCCGCGGCCTGATGACCTGGTCGATCAACTGGGACCGCTACTACAGCTGGGAGTTCCGGCTCCAGCACGGCCCGTTCCTGAAGGCGCTGCCCTGA
- the modA gene encoding molybdate ABC transporter substrate-binding protein: protein MRPARTRGVLAAAAALALTLAGCGDGGTAGGSGGTGTVTVFAAASLTESFTRIGRDFEAAHPGTTVVFNFAGSSALATQINQGAPADVFASAAPATMATVTDAGNADGTPNTFVRNQLVIAVAKDNPRGIVGLADLARPGTTVALCAPQVPCGGAARTALDAAGVTLTPVTLEQDVKGALAKVRLGEVDAALVYRTDARAAAADVTGIEFPESSRAVNDYPIAVLKDAPNPAGGHAFVDHVRSDAGRAVLTAAGFQSP from the coding sequence ATGAGGCCCGCCCGGACCCGAGGAGTCCTCGCGGCGGCCGCCGCCCTGGCCCTGACGCTCGCCGGCTGCGGCGACGGCGGCACCGCTGGCGGGTCCGGCGGCACCGGCACGGTGACCGTGTTCGCCGCGGCGTCGCTGACCGAGTCGTTCACCCGGATCGGCCGTGACTTCGAGGCCGCCCACCCGGGCACCACCGTCGTGTTCAACTTCGCCGGCAGCTCCGCCCTGGCCACCCAGATCAACCAGGGCGCGCCGGCGGACGTCTTCGCCTCGGCCGCCCCGGCCACCATGGCGACGGTCACCGACGCCGGCAACGCCGACGGCACGCCGAACACCTTCGTCCGCAACCAGCTCGTCATCGCCGTCGCGAAGGACAACCCGAGGGGCATCGTCGGGCTGGCCGACCTCGCCCGCCCCGGGACCACGGTGGCGCTCTGCGCCCCACAGGTGCCGTGCGGCGGCGCCGCCCGCACCGCGCTCGACGCGGCCGGGGTGACGCTCACACCGGTCACCCTCGAACAGGACGTGAAGGGCGCCCTCGCCAAGGTGCGCCTCGGCGAGGTCGACGCCGCCCTGGTCTACCGCACCGACGCGAGAGCCGCGGCCGCGGACGTGACCGGGATCGAGTTCCCCGAGTCGTCCCGGGCCGTCAACGACTATCCCATCGCGGTCCTCAAGGACGCCCCGAACCCGGCCGGCGGACACGCCTTCGTCGACCACGTGCGCTCCGACGCCGGTCGGGCCGTGCTCACCGCGGCCGGTTTCCAGTCCCCGTGA
- a CDS encoding GNAT family N-acetyltransferase has product MRIREFVARDWDQVWPIVEQVVRERETFTYDPALTAETGYDLWVEAAPGRTVVAVDDDGRVLGTAKMSTNRPGPGSHVATASFMVAADARGHGVGTALCRDALAWARRKGYAGMQFNAVVESNRAAVDLYQRAGFAVVGTVPGAFRHPTLGRVGLHIMYQEF; this is encoded by the coding sequence GTGCGGATTCGGGAGTTCGTGGCGCGGGACTGGGACCAGGTGTGGCCGATCGTCGAGCAGGTGGTCCGCGAGCGGGAGACCTTCACCTACGACCCGGCCCTGACCGCCGAGACCGGGTACGACCTCTGGGTGGAGGCGGCACCGGGGCGGACGGTGGTGGCGGTCGACGACGACGGACGGGTCCTCGGCACCGCCAAGATGAGCACGAACCGTCCCGGTCCGGGCTCACACGTCGCCACGGCCAGCTTCATGGTCGCCGCGGACGCGCGGGGCCACGGCGTCGGCACCGCGCTGTGCCGGGACGCCCTGGCCTGGGCGCGGCGGAAGGGTTACGCGGGCATGCAGTTCAACGCCGTGGTCGAGTCGAACCGAGCGGCGGTGGACCTGTACCAGCGTGCGGGCTTCGCCGTCGTCGGCACGGTCCCCGGCGCGTTCCGCCACCCGACCCTCGGGCGGGTCGGCCTGCACATCATGTACCAGGAGTTCTGA
- a CDS encoding SCO5389 family protein codes for MSLTVPPSLLDAAERGPVDDADFVACVRDSLPYAWQTVSRVVAELETTGGDHADNVEPPATDAERGQLLRALASDAIRGGLERHFGVRLAFQNCHRVAAFRTTAVDSPAYRAFVSPRGQLLNQSPELLNC; via the coding sequence ATGTCCCTCACCGTCCCGCCCTCGCTGCTCGACGCCGCCGAACGCGGACCGGTCGACGACGCGGACTTCGTCGCCTGCGTCCGCGACTCCCTGCCGTACGCCTGGCAGACCGTGAGCCGCGTGGTCGCCGAGCTGGAGACCACCGGCGGCGACCACGCCGACAACGTGGAGCCGCCGGCGACCGACGCCGAGCGCGGCCAACTGCTGCGCGCGCTGGCCAGCGACGCCATCCGCGGCGGCCTGGAGCGGCACTTCGGCGTGCGCCTGGCGTTCCAGAACTGTCACCGGGTGGCCGCGTTCCGCACGACGGCGGTCGACTCCCCCGCGTACCGCGCGTTCGTCTCGCCCCGCGGCCAACTGCTCAACCAGTCGCCCGAGCTGCTCAACTGCTGA
- the smpB gene encoding SsrA-binding protein SmpB yields the protein MNASRQPERRLIASNKRARHDYTVLKTYEAGIALMGTEVKSLREGRASLVDAFAQERDGEILLYGLHIAEYAYGTWTNHQPRRTRKLLLHRAEIDRILAKTREGGVTLVPLSMYFENGWAKVELALARGRRSYDKRQALAERDANREIAREMGRHLKGHPRRG from the coding sequence GTGAACGCCTCCAGGCAGCCCGAGCGCCGGCTGATCGCCTCGAACAAGCGGGCGCGGCACGACTACACCGTGCTCAAGACCTACGAGGCCGGGATCGCGCTGATGGGCACCGAGGTCAAGTCGCTGCGGGAGGGTCGGGCGTCGCTGGTCGACGCGTTCGCCCAGGAGCGCGACGGCGAGATCCTGCTGTACGGGCTGCACATCGCCGAGTACGCCTACGGCACCTGGACCAACCACCAGCCGCGGCGGACCCGCAAGCTGCTGCTGCACCGGGCGGAGATCGATCGGATCCTCGCGAAGACACGCGAGGGCGGCGTCACGCTCGTGCCGCTGTCGATGTACTTCGAGAACGGCTGGGCGAAGGTGGAACTCGCGCTGGCCCGGGGGCGCCGCTCGTACGACAAGCGGCAGGCCCTCGCCGAGCGGGACGCGAACCGGGAGATCGCCCGGGAGATGGGCCGCCACCTGAAGGGCCACCCGCGCCGGGGCTGA
- a CDS encoding TOBE domain-containing protein, with the protein MGAFRIGETADLLGVSTDTVRRWIDAGRLPAGRDAHGHRIVDGVDLAAFARSQGADPEAGADSSSARNRLRGIVVNVVKDTVMAQVDIQAGPFRIVSLMSREAVDDLDLRVGSIAVAVIKSTTVVVERPGARERVDA; encoded by the coding sequence GTGGGAGCGTTCCGGATAGGGGAGACCGCCGACCTGCTCGGCGTCAGCACGGACACGGTGCGTCGCTGGATCGACGCCGGCCGGTTGCCCGCCGGCCGCGACGCGCACGGGCACCGCATCGTCGACGGGGTCGACCTGGCCGCGTTCGCGCGCAGCCAGGGCGCCGACCCCGAGGCGGGCGCCGACTCGTCCTCGGCCCGCAACCGGCTGCGGGGCATCGTGGTCAACGTCGTGAAGGACACCGTGATGGCCCAGGTCGACATCCAGGCCGGGCCGTTCCGGATCGTCTCACTGATGAGCCGGGAGGCCGTCGACGACCTGGATCTGCGGGTCGGGTCGATCGCCGTCGCGGTGATCAAGTCGACCACCGTGGTGGTGGAGCGACCCGGCGCCCGCGAGCGGGTGGACGCATGA
- a CDS encoding DUF4132 domain-containing protein, which yields MPATSLYPERVAAVRRYAADDDLPGLVTELAEIARLNGGHWGHDGRRVTDVLDALPEQRRARLATALVERLAADDPADDAGALTALVTIIVRHLGADVPLAETRRLLDHAARQWTWWPPDQLATLSRMVYRADGALPGPLVGSLRRTVLTGYQTSGPLHDLVRVLREPLLNPGEAWADRLLAELPDLGAGWPELVAHALTATAARPTARWERQAGALLDHVGAPAYRTAALGWLALVGRPRTAPVAATYHGYDVAQAYDPFNATALRGLIWLLAVATPDDADADTARVLGRIVETSLRKVAGLGPRNPKVANAAVYALARLGGEHALAQLARLTARVTYKGTLKELNAALDRRAEALGLSRAEVEELAVPTYGLTAVGSRTEAFGDATAELVVDGGAVALRWRNAAGRPVRTVPAAVRREHPEELRELKAAAKDVEKMLSAQAERLDRQFLAQRRWRFDAWRARYLDHPLVGTLGRRLIWQVDGVPCGWADGALRTVDDAPLSPADDATVTLWHPIGHDVAEVLAWREWLERHAVVQPFKQAHREVYVLTAAEERTGVYSNRFAAHVLRQHQFHALAAVRGWRNRLRLMVDDTYPPATRELPDWGLRAEYWVEGAGDEYEVDTTESGAYLRLVTDQVRFYPVRAPENSAHAGGGGYEQWIGPGADPVAPLALDQIPPLVFSEVMRDVDLFVGVASVGNDPTWQDGGPAGRYREYWESYGFGELSATAETRRDLLDRLVPRLAVADRCRVEGRFLTVRGDLRSYRIHLGSGNILMSPNDEYLCIVPQQSAAAGTGDVFLPFEGDRMLGVILSKALMLARDTEITDPTILSQLRRR from the coding sequence ATGCCCGCCACGTCGCTCTACCCGGAGCGGGTCGCCGCCGTACGCCGCTACGCCGCGGACGACGACCTCCCCGGGCTCGTCACGGAGCTGGCCGAGATCGCCCGACTCAACGGCGGCCACTGGGGCCACGACGGCCGCAGGGTCACCGACGTGCTCGACGCGCTGCCCGAGCAGCGGCGCGCCCGGCTGGCCACGGCCCTGGTCGAGCGCCTGGCGGCGGACGATCCGGCCGACGACGCGGGGGCGCTGACCGCGCTGGTGACGATCATCGTCCGGCACCTCGGCGCGGACGTCCCCCTCGCCGAGACGCGGCGCCTGCTCGACCACGCGGCCCGGCAGTGGACGTGGTGGCCGCCCGACCAGCTCGCGACGCTCAGCCGGATGGTCTACCGGGCCGACGGCGCTCTGCCCGGCCCGCTCGTCGGCTCGCTGCGCCGCACCGTGCTGACCGGCTACCAGACCAGCGGCCCGCTGCACGACCTCGTCCGGGTGCTCCGCGAGCCGCTGCTCAACCCGGGCGAGGCGTGGGCCGACCGGCTGCTGGCCGAGCTGCCCGACCTCGGCGCCGGGTGGCCCGAGCTGGTGGCCCACGCGCTGACCGCGACCGCCGCCCGACCCACCGCCCGGTGGGAGCGGCAGGCCGGCGCGCTGCTGGACCACGTCGGCGCACCGGCCTACCGCACCGCCGCCCTCGGCTGGCTGGCGCTGGTCGGCCGCCCGCGCACCGCCCCGGTCGCGGCGACCTACCACGGCTACGACGTCGCCCAGGCCTACGACCCGTTCAACGCGACAGCCCTGCGGGGCCTGATCTGGCTGCTCGCCGTGGCCACCCCCGACGACGCCGACGCCGACACCGCCCGCGTGCTCGGCCGGATCGTGGAGACCTCCCTGCGCAAGGTCGCCGGCCTGGGCCCCCGCAACCCGAAGGTCGCCAACGCGGCGGTCTACGCACTGGCCCGACTCGGCGGCGAACACGCCCTCGCGCAGCTCGCCCGGCTGACCGCGCGGGTCACCTACAAGGGCACGCTCAAGGAGCTGAACGCCGCGCTGGACCGGCGGGCGGAGGCCCTCGGCCTGTCCCGCGCCGAGGTCGAGGAACTGGCCGTCCCGACGTACGGCCTGACCGCCGTGGGGAGCCGGACCGAGGCGTTCGGTGACGCCACCGCAGAGCTGGTGGTGGACGGCGGCGCGGTGGCCCTGCGCTGGCGCAACGCCGCCGGTCGTCCGGTGCGGACGGTGCCGGCGGCGGTCCGCCGCGAGCACCCGGAGGAGCTTCGGGAACTCAAGGCCGCCGCGAAGGACGTCGAGAAGATGCTGTCCGCGCAGGCGGAGCGGTTGGACCGGCAGTTCCTCGCCCAGCGCCGCTGGCGTTTCGACGCCTGGCGGGCACGCTACCTGGACCATCCCCTGGTCGGCACGCTCGGGCGGCGGCTGATCTGGCAGGTCGACGGCGTGCCGTGCGGCTGGGCCGACGGTGCGCTGCGCACGGTGGATGACGCGCCGCTCAGCCCGGCGGACGACGCGACGGTGACTCTGTGGCATCCGATCGGCCACGACGTCGCCGAGGTGCTGGCCTGGCGGGAGTGGCTGGAGCGGCACGCCGTGGTGCAGCCGTTCAAGCAGGCGCACCGCGAGGTCTACGTGCTGACCGCCGCGGAGGAGCGCACCGGCGTCTACTCCAACCGGTTCGCCGCGCACGTGCTGCGCCAGCACCAGTTCCACGCCCTGGCCGCGGTGCGGGGCTGGCGCAACCGGCTGCGGCTGATGGTCGACGACACCTACCCGCCGGCCACCAGGGAGCTGCCCGATTGGGGGCTGCGGGCCGAATACTGGGTGGAGGGCGCCGGCGACGAGTACGAGGTGGACACCACCGAGTCCGGCGCCTACCTGCGTCTGGTGACCGACCAGGTGCGCTTCTACCCGGTGCGCGCGCCGGAGAACTCCGCCCACGCCGGTGGTGGTGGCTACGAACAGTGGATCGGTCCCGGCGCCGACCCGGTCGCCCCGCTGGCCCTGGACCAGATCCCGCCGCTCGTGTTCAGCGAGGTGATGCGCGACGTCGACCTCTTCGTGGGGGTGGCCAGTGTCGGCAACGACCCGACCTGGCAGGACGGCGGGCCGGCCGGCCGATACCGGGAGTACTGGGAGTCGTACGGCTTCGGCGAGTTGTCCGCCACCGCCGAGACCCGGCGGGACCTGCTGGACCGGCTCGTGCCCCGGCTGGCCGTCGCCGACCGGTGCCGGGTGGAGGGGCGGTTCCTCACCGTCCGGGGGGACCTGCGCAGCTACCGCATCCACCTGGGGTCGGGCAACATCCTGATGAGCCCCAACGACGAGTACCTGTGCATCGTGCCGCAGCAGTCGGCGGCCGCCGGGACGGGCGACGTCTTCCTTCCGTTCGAGGGCGACCGCATGCTCGGCGTCATCCTCAGCAAGGCGCTGATGCTCGCCCGGGACACGGAGATCACCGACCCGACGATCCTGTCCCAGCTGCGGCGGCGCTGA
- a CDS encoding ABC transporter ATP-binding protein, producing the protein MTGPLLDARLVVDRGSFRLDVPLRVAAGEVVALLGPNGAGKTTALRALAGLHPLTDGHVTLDGVDLDRPAHGAWVPTERRRVGVVFQDYLLFPHLTALDNVAFGPRRHGADRRAARDTARQWLDRVGLGGQAHRRPRQLSGGQAQRVALARALAVTPSLLLLDEPLAALDARTRAETRAELHGHLAAHPGATLLVTHDPLDALALADRLVIVEGGRVVQEGDGASVTARPRTDYVARLVGLNLHRGRAGGDQVRVADDLTLTVADRVDGDAFVAFRPAAVAVHPGRPDGSPRNTWPATVGGVQRHGDYLRVRLDGPIVVAADVTPAAAAQLRLAPGRRVWAAVKAAETHAYPATG; encoded by the coding sequence GTGACCGGCCCGCTGCTCGACGCCCGGCTCGTGGTCGACCGCGGCTCGTTCCGGCTGGACGTGCCGCTGCGGGTCGCCGCCGGGGAGGTGGTCGCGCTGCTCGGCCCGAACGGCGCCGGCAAGACCACGGCGCTGCGGGCCCTGGCGGGCCTGCACCCGCTCACCGACGGGCACGTCACCCTCGACGGGGTGGACCTCGACCGACCGGCGCACGGCGCGTGGGTGCCGACCGAGCGGCGCCGCGTCGGCGTCGTCTTCCAGGACTACCTGCTCTTTCCGCACCTCACCGCGCTGGACAACGTGGCCTTCGGGCCCCGGCGCCACGGCGCGGACCGGCGCGCCGCGCGGGACACCGCCCGGCAGTGGCTGGATCGGGTCGGGCTGGGTGGCCAGGCGCACCGCCGGCCGCGGCAACTCTCCGGCGGCCAGGCGCAGCGGGTCGCGCTGGCCCGCGCGCTCGCGGTGACGCCGTCCCTGCTGCTGCTCGACGAGCCGCTGGCCGCACTGGACGCCCGCACCCGGGCGGAGACCCGCGCGGAACTGCACGGCCACCTCGCCGCCCACCCGGGTGCAACGCTGCTGGTCACGCACGACCCGCTCGACGCGCTCGCCCTCGCCGACCGGCTGGTCATCGTGGAGGGTGGCCGGGTGGTGCAGGAGGGCGACGGCGCGAGCGTGACAGCGCGTCCGCGCACCGACTACGTGGCCCGGCTGGTCGGGTTGAATCTGCACCGCGGCCGGGCCGGCGGGGACCAGGTGCGCGTCGCCGACGACCTGACCCTCACCGTCGCCGACCGGGTCGACGGGGACGCCTTCGTGGCGTTCCGCCCGGCCGCGGTGGCGGTGCATCCCGGTCGCCCGGACGGAAGCCCGCGCAACACCTGGCCGGCCACCGTCGGGGGCGTCCAGCGGCATGGCGACTACCTGCGGGTGCGGCTCGACGGGCCGATCGTGGTCGCCGCGGACGTCACCCCGGCCGCGGCGGCCCAGTTGCGGCTCGCGCCGGGTCGACGGGTGTGGGCGGCGGTGAAGGCGGCTGAGACGCACGCCTATCCGGCCACCGGCTGA
- a CDS encoding FAD-dependent oxidoreductase, translating into MGAMANPVILTIDDDPVVSRAVARDLRRRYGDRYRVVRAVSGPEALDALREIKLRGERVALMLADYRMPEMTGIEFLEAAMDLFPAARRVLLTAYADTDAAIEAINVVDLDHYLLKPWHPPEEKLYPVVDGLLEAWAATPDAELSEIRVVGHRWSAPSFKVRDFLARNLIPYRWLLTDDPEGARLLAAAGATESDVPLVVTADGKTLISPTPAELAEVVGLTVEPATDFYDLVVVGGGPAGLGSAVYGASEGLRTVLVERRATGGQAGQSSRIENYLGFPDGVSGAQLTDRARRQALKFGAELLSTREVTSLAEAGGARLLHFDDGSTIAAHTVVLATGVSYRVLDAPGLSDFTGRGVFYGSAATEAPSCVDQDVYIVGGANSAGQAAVYFSRFAARVHLLIRGADLTASMSRYLIDQLDRIDQVTVHPYTQVVSADGGDHLERLTLCDARTGERRTVDTSWLFVFIGAEPRTDWLDGVLVRDARGFIVTGPDLVTGGQRPPGWSLSRDPYHLETSLPGVFAAGDVRAQSVKRVASAVGEGAMAVSLVHRYLEAQ; encoded by the coding sequence ATGGGCGCCATGGCGAACCCGGTGATCCTGACCATCGACGACGACCCGGTCGTCTCCCGGGCGGTGGCCCGCGACCTCCGCCGCCGCTACGGTGACCGCTACCGCGTCGTGCGGGCCGTCTCCGGTCCGGAGGCGCTCGACGCCCTGCGGGAGATCAAGCTGCGTGGTGAGCGGGTGGCCTTGATGCTCGCCGACTACCGGATGCCCGAGATGACCGGGATCGAGTTCCTCGAGGCGGCGATGGACCTGTTCCCCGCCGCCCGCCGGGTGCTGCTCACCGCCTACGCCGACACGGACGCCGCGATCGAGGCGATCAACGTGGTGGACCTCGACCACTACCTGCTCAAGCCCTGGCACCCGCCGGAGGAGAAGCTCTACCCGGTGGTGGACGGCCTGCTGGAGGCGTGGGCCGCCACCCCCGACGCGGAGCTCAGCGAGATCCGCGTCGTGGGGCACCGCTGGTCCGCGCCCTCGTTCAAGGTGCGTGACTTCCTCGCCCGCAACCTGATCCCGTACCGCTGGCTGCTGACCGACGACCCCGAGGGAGCCCGGCTGCTGGCCGCCGCGGGCGCCACCGAGTCCGACGTGCCGCTGGTGGTGACCGCCGACGGCAAGACCCTGATCAGCCCCACGCCCGCCGAGCTGGCCGAGGTGGTCGGCCTCACCGTGGAACCGGCCACCGACTTCTACGACCTCGTGGTGGTCGGTGGCGGCCCGGCGGGTCTCGGGTCGGCCGTGTACGGCGCGTCGGAGGGCCTGCGTACGGTGCTCGTGGAGCGCCGGGCCACCGGCGGCCAGGCCGGCCAGAGCAGCCGCATCGAGAACTACCTGGGCTTCCCCGACGGTGTCTCCGGGGCACAGCTCACCGACCGGGCCCGCCGCCAGGCGTTGAAGTTCGGCGCCGAGCTGCTGAGCACCCGGGAGGTGACCAGTCTGGCCGAGGCCGGCGGCGCCCGCCTGCTGCACTTCGACGACGGCAGCACCATCGCCGCGCACACCGTCGTGCTGGCCACCGGCGTCTCCTACCGGGTGCTCGACGCCCCGGGCCTGTCCGACTTCACCGGCCGGGGCGTCTTCTACGGCTCCGCCGCCACCGAGGCGCCGAGCTGCGTCGACCAGGACGTCTACATCGTCGGCGGGGCCAACTCCGCCGGCCAGGCCGCCGTCTACTTCTCCCGGTTCGCCGCCCGGGTGCACCTGCTGATCCGGGGCGCGGACCTGACCGCCTCGATGTCGCGGTACCTGATCGACCAGCTGGACCGGATCGACCAGGTCACCGTCCACCCGTACACCCAGGTGGTCTCCGCCGACGGTGGCGACCACCTGGAGCGGCTCACGCTGTGCGACGCCCGCACCGGCGAGCGGCGTACGGTCGACACGTCGTGGCTGTTCGTCTTCATCGGCGCGGAACCCCGCACCGACTGGCTGGACGGCGTGCTCGTCCGCGACGCCCGCGGCTTCATCGTCACGGGCCCCGACCTGGTCACCGGTGGACAGCGACCACCGGGCTGGTCGCTGTCCCGCGACCCGTACCACCTGGAGACCAGCCTGCCGGGGGTCTTCGCCGCCGGCGACGTGCGGGCCCAGTCGGTGAAGCGGGTCGCCTCCGCCGTCGGCGAGGGCGCCATGGCCGTCTCGTTGGTGCACCGCTACCTGGAGGCACAATGA
- a CDS encoding aminoglycoside phosphotransferase family protein — protein sequence MTAPSPTQRPVTPNDVARLVRASFGPTPGLADCGPLGGGGFATVWWARLDDGRRVVLKVAPSQDARLLRYERGLCAAEDHYFRLVATRAPRVPVPPVLHHGVDPAYGEWLVTGLLPGRSLADLAADGADDGAARHDLGVALAALHEVTGDRFGYEGDRASGSTWPEAFAAMVDELLADATDWAVRLPVPPDRLRALVRRHEAALDVVRRPALLHFDLWDGNVLAAPAPDGRLRLTGLVDGERYLYGDPLMDLVSPVLGRRAEDETDHPTLRGYREAAPFDLDAAARRRLSLYRLHLYLLMTVEMPSRGMTPQTHPQRHTWLATVLDAELTALAG from the coding sequence GTGACCGCGCCCAGCCCGACCCAGCGCCCGGTCACCCCGAACGACGTCGCCCGGCTGGTCCGCGCCTCGTTCGGACCGACGCCGGGACTGGCCGACTGCGGGCCGCTCGGCGGCGGCGGCTTCGCGACGGTGTGGTGGGCCCGCCTCGACGACGGCCGCCGGGTGGTGCTGAAGGTCGCCCCGTCGCAGGACGCCCGGCTGCTCCGTTACGAGCGGGGCCTGTGCGCGGCCGAGGACCACTACTTCCGCCTGGTGGCCACGCGCGCGCCACGGGTGCCGGTCCCGCCGGTGCTGCACCACGGCGTCGACCCGGCGTACGGCGAATGGCTGGTCACCGGCCTGCTGCCCGGCCGCTCCCTCGCGGACCTCGCCGCCGACGGCGCGGACGACGGCGCGGCGCGACACGACCTCGGCGTGGCCCTCGCCGCGCTGCACGAGGTGACCGGCGACCGGTTCGGCTACGAGGGCGACCGCGCGTCCGGGTCGACGTGGCCGGAGGCGTTCGCCGCGATGGTGGACGAGCTGCTCGCCGACGCGACCGACTGGGCGGTACGGCTGCCGGTTCCGCCGGACCGGCTCCGGGCGCTGGTCCGGCGGCACGAGGCGGCGCTGGACGTCGTACGCCGTCCGGCGTTGTTGCACTTCGACCTCTGGGACGGCAACGTCCTCGCCGCGCCCGCCCCGGACGGCCGGCTGCGGTTGACCGGCCTGGTCGACGGGGAGCGCTACCTGTACGGCGATCCGCTGATGGACCTCGTCTCCCCGGTGCTGGGGCGCCGCGCCGAGGACGAAACCGATCATCCGACCCTGCGCGGCTACCGGGAGGCGGCGCCGTTCGACCTGGACGCGGCCGCCCGCCGACGGCTGAGCCTCTACCGGCTGCACCTCTACCTGCTGATGACCGTGGAGATGCCCAGCCGGGGCATGACCCCGCAGACCCATCCGCAGCGGCACACCTGGTTGGCGACGGTGCTCGACGCGGAGCTCACCGCGCTCGCCGGGTGA